The Maylandia zebra isolate NMK-2024a linkage group LG14, Mzebra_GT3a, whole genome shotgun sequence genome includes the window GGGTATCTGCACAtggacacacactcaaacacagtGCTGGAGCAGTGTTAAGCCATGGAGGCTGAACCAGACACTAGTGCTCCACCACGAGTTCTCTACACCTGGTTAGAGCCATGCCCCCAATCTCTAAAGTTTCCTCCAACTCATTTACATATTAACCATTTTTTATCCTTTCCTATTTGGGCTGCCTCCATTTTTATTCAAACCACAATTCTGGACTTATGCACGTCCTATGAGCTCCTGTTCACTTTGACAGGTTCTTGCTTATTACAGCTATCGCTCATTTCAGGCCTCACCGATTTGTTTCCCCCATTCAAGACGTAACTCTAGTGCAAcctctttatacagattgtttgTACCTATTTATAGCCTTTATAAATGTGCTCGTGACTTCCCAAACCCTGCAATTTCTTTAGTCTTTTACCCGCCGCCTCTCTCCCTCTATACGTGGCACAGTCTGAGTTGTGGGTGAAGGTAGTCGTTAAGTTGTTAGTGGAGGCTGGCGAATGGTTCAACTGCTGAACTTGTACATAAACACAGAgtgcaaaaagagaaaaagagaaagcgaTCTCTTTCTTTGCTCTTTTCTCTAACCTCTCTCTGATTCCTCCACATTCTTTTATTTTCCACGGCCCTTGAGTGCTTTTCTGGGGCAAAGCACTCCACAGTTGTACAGTTTCATCTGGCTTGTGGCCTTTTTACTCTTTATATGGTGTGCCTGAGCGACACTTGCGATACAAGGTTCTGTTCATCAACCTATTACTTCTTCCGACAGCTGGGGAGGAGCAAAGGTGAATCATCACATCTGTCCTAAGATAACTGTTGGCAATATGTAATCTCACACATACTGATAGTTATGCAGTAATGAGCCATTTATGATTACGTTATCAACGATTTAGAAGCGAACTGTAGCAATTTTCTTGGGAATTTACACAAGGATGGAGCACATTCACGGGACATATTAttaagttcaattcaattttaattatatagtgcaacatcacaacagcagttacctcaaagtgctttatgttgtaaggcaaagaccctacagtaatatgggggggaggggagggggggggcatGGCAGGCTGAGGGTTAGGGGAGAGAGATTCCAAAAACAGCTTTCTGTTACAGCTTTCCAAACTCAGTGTCAAGTATTCAAATCAGGATGTTGCTAAAGTAAAACATAGACTGGTTTTCCTTGagtttggggcgatcgtggctcaagagttgggagttcgccttgtaatcggaaggttgccggttcgacagtctcggttgttgtgtccttgggcaagacacttcacccgttgcctactggtggtggtcagagggcccggtggcgccagtgtccggcagcctcgcctctgtcagtgctccccagggtggctgtggctacaatgtagcttgccatcaccagtgtgtgaatgtgtgtgtgaatgggtggaagactggatatgtaaagcgctttggggtccttagggactagtaaagcgctatacaaatacaggccatttaccattttaccatttgaGTTGACAAAATGCTGtgaaacatatgaagtaaaTGCCTCAGCCTTATCatgacggtgtgtgtgtgtgtgtgtgtgtgtgtgtgtgcgtgtgtgtgtgtgtgagagagaaagagagagagcatgcTCGCACTTTTAAGCTTGTGCAGGTCTCAGCACAGGtcctatatttttttcttttttgccagtTTGCCCGTGGGGTGTTTTCAAATTGTGTGAGTAAGTCTGGGTGTGTGCACTCTGAGATTGAAAAGAACTAGCCTGTAGACACAGATTTAATACTTCTCCAGCACGTACCTCAGAAAACACACAGGCAAATTTCTGCATGCGGATAACCATACATGTAGCCCGAgcccatttctgcttttttaacCTCAAGTCCGGATAGGAAGACTAATGTTATCATTCACCTTTCAGGAGTGCAGAGCTAAATGCAGGGTTAGAGGTAATTTACCCCCGGTGTACTTGAGGTCCCTGCGGAGCCCTCTTTGCCACGTGCCTCCAGATTTAATTAGAAACAACTTTTGAAAAATCCACCGGGCCCCTCATCACCATGAATTCTCCGGACGCCACGCCTGTAGCCCAAAGGCAGACGCTGAGATTACAGGAGCCAAAAGCCACACCCTAAGTAAACACACCTGCAACAACAAGacttaatacaaaataaagtggAAATAAAACAACGTGCTCAATAACTGTAGCTTTTCATGGCATAGAACACAGTGCAGCCATCACATTTTCCATAAATCTACAGCTTAGTAGTAGCTAATACAACTATTCAGCTGTAATTTTCTACCAGAAAAGCAAAGACACTGAGAACTGAGCAGGATAAATTTGCAGAAAAGCCTTCTATGTGTCCAGTCTGGTGCACTCAGTGCACCATTGATTTTACTGACACTTGAATGTTTTCCGCATTTCTTTACATATATAGAAGCAAAACTCAGTTCTGTTACTACAGCACATTAACTAACCCAGTCTTCAGACACAAAGTGACCGCTACAGATTATTAGTTGTGGACTTTACTGCGTCCCAGTCTTTTTCTGAAGGCTTAGATGCTTTTGAAGCTCAAGTGAAGCATGAATATCTCCATCCCACTGGACCTCCAGCGACATACCAGACAGACCCACCCCTGTGTGCACCAGCTGATGCACTGGTTCACTGGTGGGTTCTGCTTGACAGGACGACTAAATAtttaacaacattttaaaagcaCCAGTCTCTCTGTTCTTCCGAGTGTTGGCCAAGACCAGCAGGTTTCAGAATTAAGAGATCTGAACAACCCCAGACACAGAAATAAACCGAAGATATCTTTTGGGAGTGTCAAATTTGCACTTGACTCCTTTTTTTTGCTTGCTAACAGAGTCTGGCCTTTACTGTATATGGAAGCTTGGAGATACAATGAAAGATTAAAGGAACCAAACCAtcaaattattattagtttttaaTGAATGTGGTCAAATCTGATGGGTATAGTTCTGCAGAAATAGCAAACGCAGAGTGGGATTGTCCAggatatattattttatatctcCTGCCTTTTCCAGTGTTTCACTTCTGCTCCCTGCTCTGGTGGGATTACAACACTAATTCCAATTTCTTATCTAGAGCACTGAAATCTGAGGCCCGGTTTTTCTCAGGCTTTTCCTGGAGAGATAGTTGGATGTTGTGTCACTATCATCATCAAGACCACTTGATCTCTTATCTACTACTCCGAGCCTCGATGCACTCATATCTAAGGCACAAGCAAAGATCAAAATGTCTGAGGAGCATATGCATGATTTCATGTGCTTGTGCAGCTGCATGGAGAAAGTAGTAGCTACATGTGGACACAGAGGCCCTCTTTTGAGAGATTTTCCTCCACCCGGGTCAATTATATCACAGCCCACTGCCTGAGGGGATCgagagacagggagagagagggagcagaTTTTTCCCATTCTAAGGAGGTGATCTTCCACTTTAAGCTGGACAGCAGGTAATGAACATTGACACAAATGTGGCCCTGAACTGCCCGGTCCTCCTCCTGTCCTTTTATTCCCTCTTTCCTTCCGCTCATCCCCCACTTCTCCCGCTGCATTCCTGACATGCCTCAGGGAGACAGAGAGGGCCTCCAGGAGAGACAAACAAAGACGCACAACACACACGACACACTCACAATAGCACTAGGTTGCAGCCATTATGTGTGCGCATCGGGGGAAAATGCCTTGGTGCTTGCACATCAATAGAGAACACCAATCCAGCCTTTTCATTTGCCCTCACTTAGTTTTACTCTGTGACAACTGGCGATGGAGCTCTAGCAGCTCTAAACAATTTTTTCCCACTCCCACCCTAAATATTTTAAAGTTACACCCTTTTGGACCCATAAACTGACAACAAACCATGAAGCTCTGGCTGAGACTGTGATTTAAACTGAGTAATGCAATAAATTAGTAAGTGAATCATGACAGCCTCTCCTGCTGGTGCTGCTGGTGAGGCATGAAAGGCCTACGGCACCTCTCTGCTTAATGTCAACGCAACACTGACCTCTTCTGGTAGAAACACTACATGGCCAcaactggttttttttttagaacttGTAGAAATTAGGTTAGACAGACGTAACTCTCTAAGGTCAGCAACAAATCGTTGTTACAATGCTGTCAGGACTCATCAGTATGAACTCTTAGTCGTAGATCTATAGTTTTAAAGTTGTCTCAGCTAAATCTGTGTACTTCTTGGACATCCAGTTGAATCTGAAGTAAGATGAACTGAAACCCTGTTGCTTTGCTGCCCCACTTCATTTCCTTCCAGCTGTACAGACTTCCATAATGGATAGGAGCTGGGCCACATAGCTTAGCGCTACATTAGCTGACTAATCTCTCGACCTTCCTCCAGCTAACCTGACCTCATGTTTCCTGGGTCCGTCTGACACAGATAACTGCTGGATTACAGCTGCCCATCGGTGCGCTATGTTTGATGACCTCTGACACACATAGATAAAAGAGGACAAAATCTCAACTCCCAAAAATaacatacaaaaaagaaaaatccttgCACACTCACTGAGGTGTAGTTGGTCTTGCCCATGTTGTGGTTCTGGTTTTGGTTGAGGTTATGGTTCTCCTGCTCTCTGCACTGCAGCCCAGCCAGGTGTCTCTCCAGGGCTGCCCAGTCCATGGTGGGCAGAGGCTCTTCTTCTACCCCTTCCTCTTCTCTGTATCCTCGCATTATCCCCACAGTCCCcacacttcctcctcctccaccactgcCTCCGCCACTGCTGCGACTCCCCCTGCCTTGACTGGTGCTCCGGTGGCTGGACTTAGGAGTCCCCGTGCCTGCCTGCGGTGTGCCAGGAGATTGGGGCTGGTTGTTCCTAGGCAAAATCAGATTGCCGTTTTGCTTCAGTTCATCGGGGACGGCTGCGGATGACATGGCGGTGCGTCCGCTGGGGGCCGGTAAGGGCGGGATGGTCTTGACATCCTGGAATTCTTCAGCAAGGCTGCGACTGTTCACTGTCTTCCTGTAGCCTTCACCAGCACTGTCAGCACTCACAATGCCTTCTCTGCCGTCCCCCTCACCAGAGGGCTGTGGAGAGGTATAGTCCTCTCCATACTCACTCTCCCACTCTTCTATCACCTTCTTCTTATACTCTTGGTAGTCCTCATCTTCCTCATAGTCCTCTAAGGTAACCAGGTCCAGAGAGGGGGAGGATTTGTAGTCCTCTAAAGTAGCCAGGTCAAGAGAAGGGGAGCAAGGTGTGACCTTGTTGGAGTTGGACTCTGAGCTGGAGCGACTGGATGCGTCACTCCCCAGGTCCATGCCATCCTCCCTATAATCCTGtaatgaaaaaagaagagacagagaaagagatttAGGACTGGGGAGACAGTACCCTAAAGAAAAATGTGGTACAGGGAACATGGGCCATGTTGTTGGTCTGACAGAATCAGtgaaatgacataaaaaaaaaggaggcgTCAAAAAGAATTTAGGGAAGTGTGTAGACTTAGATTAGTCACACGGGTATTGTGGTTTGAGTCGGGCAACCACAAAAACTTCCTGTCCTGCAGGGAACTTCCTTTCTGCACAACATTTTGCAGTCACTGTCTCTTTTGTACTTGTTTTCCTCTCGCCTTAAATTCGCAGTGCTCTGGACTCTCCTACTCTTGCTTGTTTGCCTAACAGATAATCCCATTCCTTTTACATTCCTGTACATTGTTAAATGTGTATGCGTTAATGGCTtgacacacatagacacagcgAAGGCAGAGTCTGTGCGGCCAGAGATGTCAGAATAATAAATGCTGCCATTCCCTCCTACGTCTGCTAAGCTCCACAGGGACAAAACAGTGAGGAGCTGAGAGTGAGTGACAACGACATGTCAGTACACAACACACCAAACTGTGACACGAACAGATGAGTCTGGAGCGGATCTCTAACCTTGACTGCGATGCTCCCGCAGCGCCCCAATCTCCACCTGACTGATTAGTTCCCAGCTAATGAAAACGTCGACGGTGTTTACAGCCGTCCACAAATCTCAACTTGACCTGAGCCTTCTCTCACAGAGTTAGTCTTGTCTCTAAAGGAGCACATTATCATGGAGCCTCAACACTTTTAAAGCATAATGAAAAGCAAAGCGCACCAAAATCTCTCCCAGGGCAAAGAGAAATTAACGACACATTCCTACGCGACCGCATTATGAGCTGAAATTAATTATGAAGATTGCTGATTACTGGTTTAGACCACAAGGACTTGCAGTAGTTTTGCCTCTTGCAGAAGACAAATGAGAGAGAAATGTTAACACAGTATTATCTTAATGACAAAAAGCTTTCTTGAGACATGGCCACTGGATCACACCTGTGCAGACACCAGGCATCACAACACCATGCAGAAAATATCTAcactgggggtgggggggaatgTGACTCAGCATCTTAGAGACTAGATATAAAAAGTGCTGATGTGGTGTAGAAAAATAAAGCCTCCCTCCGCTGAGGACGTTGCATTTCTGCGTGAAATACTAACAGGTCAAAGAGAATAGGAGAGGAGCTGCTGCAGGGATGCTGTCTGCACCAGATACAGGAGTGGGGACACAAAATATAAGATTTTTGTCATGAAGCACAGCAGGTGGTTCTTACCTAGTTAGAGCAATGTTATGAAAGAAAACTTTGGTTGTGTAGTGCATAGCCACTGAGGTGTTGAGACCTTCAGTTTGACTGGAAGGAGAGCAAATTTAGTATTAATTCCCTGCGTGATGAACAAGTTCAGCACAAGAACGTCTCATTAGTTTCATTTCCCAGACAGTAACAACATGTAACATCCCATAATCAGTTTCCTGGCATGAAAAGCTCCAGGAGCTTCTTTGTGTTTACAAATGAAGGGGGAGGACTTAAGGGCGCACGACACTATACCTGCGCTCTTGTGGGCTAATGCTATAGTAATTGATTAGAGCCGTTTTTAGCAGCCCAGTGCGCCATCCGTCACTGTTATGAGATTGTAAAACACAGTGTAACATTTAGGCTTGGAAATGTAGCAAGGCTGTTCGTATTTTCGGATTCGTGATCAGTTTATCAGGAGCTTACAGAAGACAACAACCTTACCGGCTTGCTCATGAAAAGCCTCACCAGGCTTTCATTTTGGTTTCGCCACCCTTTATAAGTAAAGAAATAGATTCAGGAACTGGGTGGGCTTTCCTCCCCAGCGTGGAAAGACCGCTAAGCAGAAGCAGAGTAGCCTATATCCAAGCTACGATCGCGTTTCAAAATCTCGGTCACCAATCCTTTTCTTCAAGTGTTAATTCTCATTTCCTGTAGCCTCCAAACACCGCCGGGTGTCTGCGCGTTAACGCGTCGATACACGACGGTCACGAGAGCCcgattaaaaataatttaatcatGTAAAGTATTTAGAGAAAATAGAATAGAGAAAGAGGCGGAAGGCGCTGTATGAGGGCAGACTGGGGCTGCTAAAGCTGATCCGCCGTGGGATTAAGCGAGCGCAGGCAGACTATAGGCTGGATTCGGCCAACAAAATACGGGAATACATGCAAA containing:
- the LOC143421992 gene encoding schwannomin-interacting protein 1-like, whose product is MMTDYREDGMDLGSDASSRSSSESNSNKVTPCSPSLDLATLEDYKSSPSLDLVTLEDYEEDEDYQEYKKKVIEEWESEYGEDYTSPQPSGEGDGREGIVSADSAGEGYRKTVNSRSLAEEFQDVKTIPPLPAPSGRTAMSSAAVPDELKQNGNLILPRNNQPQSPGTPQAGTGTPKSSHRSTSQGRGSRSSGGGSGGGGGSVGTVGIMRGYREEEGVEEEPLPTMDWAALERHLAGLQCREQENHNLNQNQNHNMGKTNYTSVSVQGFFFFVCYFWELRFCPLLSMCVRGHQT